CCGTTTACGGATAATCAACGCCGCTAGTTTCAGCCAGTTTTGAATTTCACGTTCACCGTCTTTTTCTGGAGTCGTTTTCCAGAGTTCACACAGAAAATTTTCCAAAGCTTCCCGAAACTTTGCTTTTCTGATGTCATCCCCTTTAAACACATCGCGGCGATTGCAAAATGCCTGAGTCCAAGGCGCAATTGCATCGAGTACCGGCGCAGGGTGCTGACTCCACACAGTAGCCGCTTGCTCAAAAAGAGCCGCATCCAGATCGGGTATAGCCTCCAAAAGTTGCTTCCACAACTGAAAAACATGAAACTTCGCTGTTGATTTCAATACATTGCCGGTGCCGTACAAAACCCGAACTTGTACTGCGTCTTTCTTTTCCGTCTTCCCCTCAGATGAGATATAGAAGTGTTCCTTTGCTTCATCCTCAGCTTCCCAAAGATTTTCAAGAGCAATTGCCAGAGGAACCGAATGATTCGCAATCACAACTCCAAAACTAATCGTTGCAGTATTCCCCATCGTAAACAGAGGACGAGGAGAAATCATTTCAGGGATATTTTTTTCACCTTTCCAGCGCCAATAATCTCCCTGATCATCAAACTCATTTTTCTCATCTTCGTCCCCTCGGAAACACTGGCGAATATCCCACAACCACTTATCCCACTCCCAGAGATTCGTGTAAGCGAGAACATCATCACCGCCGGCATAAATGAGCCTGCCGGCATAGCGTTCTTCAGTGAGATAAGGAACTAGCTGATTTGAAAAATCTAACAAAGCCCGACTCAACGCGCTGTGAGTTGCCGGCCCCATGCGCTTTGTCACCGTTAAAAACGCTTGAAATGGCTCTCGTAAATGCTCTGGCATCTGCTTAATTTTTTCATGCAAAGCATCGGGCATATAATTGCTGTAAGGTTTAAGCTTCTCGCCTTTCAACCACTCACTCATGCCATCGCCATCGCCAGCCGCTAGCACATACCAATCCGTAGGATTATTGCCCGGTTTAAAGCCTTGAGAAATCTGCTCTCGTAGCCTCCTTAACTCATCCTGTTTAGCTTTCTTTTGCTCATTAAGCGTCAACGGTTGAGCGGGATTTAGATTTTTGGCGTGAAAATCATCTATCAACCAGCCGGCATTCAGCAAGCGCGGATTCAGCCAATCGTCGTGATTTTTAGCAATCCAGGGAATACCCCACGGTAAATGAGCCGGTGCATCTTTTCCATCCTTTGCCCAAGGAAAGTTTTTAATAATTTCTTGACAAGCACCCTGGAAATACGAAATTGCCTCCTGATTTTCCTGTTCTTCCATTTGCCGCAACCATCCCGCCACCCCAGAACTTAAATCAGGATAGAGAACAGGGACTTTTCCCGGCTGATTGTCCTCTCGATCTGGAAACAGCACCGGCAACAAAACTTGATGCAAACCGCGTTTGAGGACTTCCGTGGCATTCAGTTCTTCAATGCCATCAAATAACCCCATATCATTAGACCAAAATTGCTCGGTTTCCCCTTCAGTTGCCCACTCAGGTTTTGCCGGATCGTAGATAGGATGCACAACAGAACCTAGTCCAGAAACTGTTGAACGGGGGCCAAAAGCTGTTGGCAACTGCCAGGTTCGAGCATTCTTAACACTATTGAGATTGAAGCGAACTTGGTCAAAAATGCTAGCCCACCAAGAACCAACATTTATATTAGGTTGTCTGGCTTTAAATTCCTCTCTGGTTTCGGATGGCTTGTCTTCCCCCTGCGGAGCGGTTTGTTTAAAAACGGCTTCAAGAAATCGATATTCCGACTTTACAAATAAGGCAGGATAAGGATTGGCAAAGTCGTTTTGTTTGCCGATCCATTCTTTAAATTCCTTATCCTGCCGTGGGGAATGGTGCAATTCAGCGGTGCTCTCACCAATGGGTAGCGCAACCCAATAAGTTTGCCACTGAGTTTTCAGCCAGCCTTCCCAAGTTTGAGGATTGATATCGCGCCACTCTTGGCTTCCTTCTCTATTACCCGATTGCAGAAAAGCTAAAACTTCCTTACCCAAATTATTCCATTCTTGTTTAAGGACTGCTTCGGCATACGCCATCGCCGAACGCACGGGATTGCCACTCATATCATCAGGATTTTTACCGTTATTCGGCAAAATCATCACTAACACATTCGGAAATCCAGCAGTCAGTAATTGTTGATCTGACGGTTGCTTTATCCACTCGTTAAAGTCATACTTCTTTAATAACCAGTGGTCGATCAGTGGCTGACTATACAAACAAGGATAGAGCAACGTATCAGGGCCATATTTCTGTGCAATCGCCCAACAAACTTTGGCAGAAAGATAGTGCAATAGCCAAGAGCCGGCCCAGAAATCCCGCATTTTACGGCTAGCTTTAATCAGTTCTTGCACCGGCGTAAAGCTGAACGTCGCCACGTAGGGGCGAGATCGCAAGAACCGAGCATTTTTTTTCGGGTAATCTTCTAGTTGGTCATAATAGCCGGCTAATGCCCCAGCTAAAGCGGAAGTCATCGTGGCGTGACTCCAGAGAGAGGCATCAGGAAGACGAGTTTCCGCCGGCAGTAGATGAATGCAAGGTTCATCTCCCAAAGAAGTCGAAAGTGCTTGGGTATAGCATCGCCACAACCACCAAAAAACTTCTTGCGGATCGTCGCATTCAAGAATTTCATTAAGAGCGGCTTCTTCTACACCGTCAAGAAATTCTGTACGAGCACGACTGTCAGCACCCGTAATGTGATGATGCCATTCATTAAGAATGAGCGTTTGTTTTTTCCCAGATAACAAATGATGCAGCTGTAACCCTTCGCTGCCATACAATATGGCACTGTGTTCAGCCGGCAACCGACCAACTGTCGTGCGATCACTTGCTGATGCAATTAAGTCGCACAATCCCACATATTCCAACCAAGTAGAACTGTAATTGCTATTTGGATGTTTTGCTGGATCTTTGGGAGACTCCCAACCCTGCATACAGTGCAATCGTTCCCATCCGCCTTCCCCACCCAGGTTTGGATACAACGCTTTGAGTGCCGGTTCGTGCAGCAAACCCCAGATTTTGGCTTGCCAGAATGCTTTACACACTGTTCTCAGTTCTCCTCAGTAACGTACCGAGTCTAACAACAGTGCAAGCTCAACTGCTCTAAAATCCCAATATTGAATAAATTAAGTTACAAGCCTTAAACCCTTTGTCAGCCTCAACTAGACAATCTATTAATTTTTATGTGAATATTTTCTTTTACTTGACATTTCACTCCTACTTAACCTACCCCCAATCGTGGCTAAGCATCCAACTCTTCACCCCTACGCAGACAAACTTGCTTTTGAGCGCATAATGCTGCTGATTGCCACCTTTTTGCAGTATCCAGGAATTGGCTGTCCTGACTCTGACGAACGAACAGAGGCAGATCACGACGCCTTGCAAATTGTTCAAACCAAATTACGCGAAGTCGCAATAGCTTATGGGGTGGAGTTTCCCGAAGCTTACCCCGCAATTCCAACGATCCGCAAAGATTTAGAAACCTTACGCCGGTATGGAATTCTCCACCGGCGAATGTATCGCTGGGGTTATTATCTCGGCACCGGCGCGATGAATTCCGAAGAATTGCAAGTGGCATTTCATGCCTTAGCGTCTGCCGCCAAATATCAGGGAAACCCTCAACTTCGCCGGATTTATGAAACTCTAGAAAAACGACTGCGAGGATTAGATTTAGAACTAAAAGGAGAATTTTTCTACCCCGTACAGCAACACATCAATCGCGCAATTGTTTACACTGACCCCCAAGAAATGATGGCAAAGGGTCAAAACAAAAATAACTTATTCCACCAAATGGATGTGTTAGAAAACGCGATTTTGCGGGGTCAAGCAATTGAAATTTCGCGTCATAGCGACTTTTATGGCAAAGGTCGAGTCGGGCCGATCCAAGTCTGGCCGATACAGCTTATTTACTACGAGATTGCCTGGTATCTGATTTATGAACATTGCGAGAATGGGCATCTAGCAGTCGGGCGACTCAATCGATTTAGTAACGACTGCAAAATCCTCAACCCTGCCGGTCGTGGCTTAGAAGCTCAACAGCAGAGTCTAAAAAACGCTCATAAATTGCTAGAAAATGGCTGGGGATTAAACTTGGGAGAACCCGAAGACCAACAAGCAGAATTGCAGGGAACGCTAACGTTTCAAACAGTCAAAGTGCGATTTTTTCCGCCCGTGACTAGGTTTATTTTAGAAGGAGATCGCCGGCATCCCCGTCAAAAAATCCGTCGGGGGCCAAAAGACGAGTTCGGAAACTTGCTTTATGTAGATTATCAGGTGAAATTACCGCCAAGATCGCTGCAAGAATTTCTGCTTTGGGTTTACCGGCACATGGAAAGTGCTCAACTGCTATTTCCACCTGAATTAGTAGAAAAACATCGCCAAGCAGCAATCACGTTAGTTGAGCGATTCCGCTAGATTCTGCAAAATTCTCAGGCATCATCGCCGGGTTGAATTTAAAGCATCAAGATCCGCACTGGCACCTTTAGCAAAGATTTGCCGGCATCTCAAACCTTGTAGCAACCGGCACTAAGGCCCGTATTTTATCCATTTTTTGCAAATATCCGACAGAATTTGTGTGAAGCGGCATCCGTAGACAATAGCTTCCCCTGACGCTCTCTTATGAAACCGGCTTCAACAATATGTGATTTTACTGATACAATTTTCTGTGAACTTCGGTAGTATCATAAATAACTGGTAAAGTACGGATATCTGGAGGTATATATTGTGCTGCTTCTTCACGCTGAAGAATTAGGGCTTCTGGGGATTGCCTTCCAGGCAACTTCCCAACTCGTTTATCAAAACACACGATTTACGAAAGGCCCATCCTTCCCGACAGATGAGCGTCAAGCTGCGATCACGAGCTGTAATAAGTATCTCAGAGCCGATATAGTGTGTTTGATCATAGAAAACGATGGATATTTGACACTGTGGCCAGAAAAGAAGGATATCAATCTGCCGGCACAACAACCCGCAATTTCCAGCAGCGAACCCTCTAAGTATCAAAACACCTTTACTGATCCTCAATCCTCGCAAAAAACTGAGAAGTCCAAACCAAGCAGTGTAGAACCCTCCCTTCGCCGGCTGGTTGCCAAAAATAACAAATTTGCGGCAGCATCTTAATCCCCTCATCCCCCAATTCAGGCACTGCATCAAGACTTCCCTCCGTGGAATTACGGATAGCTTTCCTCATTTAAAAAATCTTTACGGAAGCGGCGGCGAGAGAGAAAGACGCCTCTAAATTTCTCTGCTAGGATTTGCGCCGGCACTATAGCTCATTATTCTGTGTACGCGAAGCGAGTAACTGGGCAATCTCACCGGCTAAAAAAGCAGGTTCCACCGGCTTAGTAATATGTTTTTGAAATCCCGCATTGAGAATCTGCTGCTGATCTATTTCTCCCGCATAAGCAGTCAACGCAATCGCCGGAATTTGCCCGCCTCTATCTGCCGGCATCGCTCGAATTTCACGAATCAACATATAACCATCCATCTGCGCCATCCCAATATCGCTCAACAAAATATCGGGTTGCTCTTGTACGTTAGCAAACTCTCCCGTTTGGGAAATCACCTCTAGTGCCTCAAACGCAGAACTCACAGCCTGCACAGAAGCGCCATACTCTTCCAGCAAAAACACTAACAACGACCGGCTATCCGCATCATCCTCCACAACCAATACCCGAATCCCTGCCAAATTCAATGCGTTTGGGGGCAAAACATCGGCTTCAGGAAGGGCCGGCTCAACCCTCATTAAAGGTAGTTGAATCGTAAAAGTTGCCCCTTGATTCTCTCCAAAACTGGTTGCTTGCACCGTCCCGCCGTGCAGTTCTACTAAATGACGCACAATCGCCAATCCTAACCCCAACCCCCCAAAACTTCGGGTTGTCGTGCTATCCTCTTGGCGGAAATAATCAAACACGAAGGGTAAAAACTCCGGGTTAATTCCTTGCCCCGTATCACTGACTTGGATTTGAGCGTGAATACCGGCACTTTGCAATTTCAACGTAACCCGACCGCCTGCCGGTGTAAACTTAACCGCATTTGATAGCAAATTCCAAATCACTTGCTGTAAGCGATTGGGATCGCCAGAAACTTTTCCCACATTCGCATCAAATACTGTTTCAATCTCAATAGACTTCGCTTCAGCCGCCAAGCGCACCGTTTCCAAAGCTGCCTCAATCACATTTGCCAAGTCAACGGGATAAATATTTAAACTCAGCTTGCCCCGGAGAATGCGAGAAACATCTAACAAATCTTCAATCAGTTGCGACTGCAAAAGTGCATTGCGCTCAATCGTTTCAATCGCATAAGCAACTTTTGCCGGCGGTAAATTGCGGCTGCGAAGAAGCTTTGACCAGCCCAAAATCGGGTTTAGTGGAGAGCGCAATTCATGAGAAAGTACCGCCAGAAATTCATCTTTAATTCGGTTCGCCGCTTCCGCCTGAGTGCGAGCACGCTGTTCGGCTTCATAAAGTCGGGTGTTTTCTACTGCAACAGAAGCCATCTGCGCCAATTGCACAATAATTGCTTCATCTTCTTCTGTAAATTCACCGTCGTACTTATCTGATAACTGAATCAAACCGATATTGTGTCCATCTGACCCGACAAGCGGTGCGGCTAACCAACCGCGCAGGGGTGGGTGATTTTGGGCTTCTTCACCAAATCCCCGCCATTTGGGATGAACTTCTAGTTCTGCCTGAGTCAGCCGCATGGGCCGGTTCAGATGGCAAACACAGGTGTAAATGCCCGAACCATCGGTCACAGCCTCATAATCTCGCCATGCTGCATACTTGTCTGAGAGCGAAACACTGTTGATCGCTTGCGCCCAGTTTTGGTCAACACTCATGCTCGTCACGGACTGGTGCGCCCCAATAATTGAACGTGCCTGTTGCGTGATCGTTTCCAGCACTTCTTGAATCGAAAGTGCAGAATTAATGGCGAGTGCAGCCTCCGTTAACCCGTGCAACTGGCCGGCGTGCTGCTGCGATTGCCTCAATGCTTCTGTGGTGGCGCGATTGAGTCGGGCATTTTCAACCATTAGCCAGATGCGTTCAGTCACTTTCTGCAAAACTGATACTTCTTCGGATGTCCACATACGCGGTGCACCGGAAGTCTGAACAGCTAAATGGCAGACACATTGTTCGTCTTTTACTAACGGAACGAACACATAGGCGCGAACGCCAACCGACTCGCAGATCGCTTGATAAATCGTGCCGGCAGTGCGGGGATCGGTTTTCACATCTCGATTGACAATGATCCGCTCGGCTTTGAGATCGTCAATGATGTCAGCGCCAAATTCCTTGAGGGGATAGGTGCCGGCAAGACTGGAAACGCCCTGACAGTAATCGCTATAGACACACACGATATTGTTCTCGGTATCCCACTCGCCATAAGTACAGCGGGCGACCTGAAGAAATTCCCCAACTGCATTCACCACAGTGGAAATTATTTCTTCTGGATCTGAGAGGCGACGCATTCGTTCATCAAGTTCTGTCAAAAAGCGGAAAGATTTCTCTGCCTGCTTTTGGTCGTCAATATCTGTAATGGTTCCATACCACTTGATAATTCGCCCTTCCGAGTCTCGCTGGGGTAAGGCTCGACCCAAGTGCCAGCGATACGTGCCATCACTTGCACGTCTTAATCGGTACTCGATTGTGTAAGATTCACCGGCTTTCCAGGCGGCTTTCCAAACTTCAAGACACCGGGGCAAGTCTTCAGGATGCAGCACCTGCTCAGATGCCCATCCTTGACTTGGTTCCAGTCCTGTGTATTCAAACCAGCCTTGGTTAAAGTATTCTGCTTTGCCGTTGGGGTGAGCCATCCAGACAATTTGCGGGATCGATTCGGCGAGTAGGCGAAATCGCTCGTCGGTGGTTCGCAGCACCTCTTCTGCGCGCTTGCGTTCTGTGATATCCCGATAATAAATACCGAGACCATCAGCGGATGGGTAAGCGTGGATATCTAGCCACTGATCTTGGGGTCCGCAGAGAACCTCAAAATGAACAGCGACTTGATCGGCAAGGGCGCGGCGGTATTCTTGCTCTAAAAGGGTGCCGGCTGACCAGGGCCACACTTGCCAAAGAATTTTACCAATTAATTCTTCTGGCTGTTGGCTGGTAAGTTTTGCGGCCTCTTTATTGAGGTAAGTGATTCGCCACTGGCTATCTAAGGCAATAAAGGCATCGGTAAGGCTTTCGAGGATATTAACGATCTGGTTAGGTGTGGACTCTGCTTGAGCCTGTCCGGTTAACTCAGACAATTTGCGATTTTCTTCCCAGTTGATGCCACTGCTGACGGCGGTTGCCACTTCGCCGGCAACTAACTCTAAAAAGCGCCGGTAGCTGCTGTCTGGGGAAAGCCTGGGGCTAATTCCGGCAACAAGCAGGCCGGCTGGATGTTCGGATGCCGGTGATGCAATGGGCAAAATCACAGCTGTCTGGGGCGAGTCGGGCCAAATTCCTCCCGGCAGCGAGCCAAATTTCGCCTCTAAGTTATCGACTTGTTGGCTGTGAGCAGTCCGCACCACGGCGGCTAAGGGCCAGGTTTCGGATGGTTCTGCGAAGTTGACAAATCGGGGACTTGCGGGTGTGCCGGCTTCCAGTCCTGCGGTGGCAACCAGATGTGCACTTGTCCCCTGAGTGTCTAGCAGGTAGAACAGAGCAAAGGGAATATCTGCGGGGTTGCCGGCAAGGCTGCGTGCTGCCAGATTACAGGCTTCGCCGGCACTTCTCGCCTCGGCGCTGTGGGATGCTAACTCGCGCAGGGTTTGCGAACGTCGTTGATCGATGACTGAGCCGGTGGTTTCTAAAAATGTGATTAAAATGCCACCAACGCCGCCGCTTTCGTCGCGGATTGGGCTATAGCAGAGTGTGAAGTAACTTTCTTCTAAATAGCCGGTGCGTTCGATGAGAAACTGCTGGTTTTCTAAGTATGTTACTTGTGCGGAGGAAAATACGGCTTCATAAATTGGGGCATGGATCTGCCAGTCTTGGGTGCTGCATTCTCGTGCCGGCTGGCCCATTGCGGTTGGCTGCTGTGTACCGACAAGGGTTGCATAGCTGTCGTTGTAGAGTTGCACGAGTTCTGCCCCCCAGAGGATCATCATGGGGAAGCGGGAAGCTAAGCAGATACTCACTGCTGTGCGTAAACTCTGCGGCCAATGCTCGATTGAACCAATGGCTGTCTCTGACCAGTTTAAAGACCGCATGACAGATGCGATTTCTCTGCCATCGCTAAAGATATCTTCAGACTGAGTTGCTTTTACCTTAATAGTCACAAACCCAGCTCCTTTTCTGCAAAATATTTGGATAGCAATGCTTTACCCCGATCACCCAGGGTGTGCAGCATGGCCATAATTTTTTCCATTGCTAGGGGTGAAGGTTTGGCCCGCCCATTCTCCCAGCGGTTAATTGTTGGAAATGTCACGCCTATTTTGGCTGCAAACTTCTCCTGCGTCAGCCCCATTTCTTGCCGTAGTTCCCGAACTAGCTTACCAATCAATGGTTGTTCTACCACGAGTTTTTTTCCCCTTGCATTACCCACTGATTAGGCAGTATAAATCATGCCCTATAAAGAGCTTTATATCGTGAGGTACAGTTGCGCTATGCCGGTAGAGGGGATTTTTTAAAATTTAGGTTTTTCTTAATAGTTTAGATTTTGGGATAAATCTCTCGGATTTCTTGGGTTTAGAGGCATAGGAACATTTGATGCTTACTATCAGGGTGAGCGATACACGCTGAGGTTTCATTCAAAATTTTTACGAGCTTTCGAGAGTGGCAAAGCTTCTTTCTCAAGATAGTTGTGAGTTAAAAAAGCGAGGTCGATTTCTGTCAATGGTATGATTAAGAAGGCAGCCGGTTTGCAAAAGCTGGAGCGAAAATATTGATTGACGGCATAGCCTTTGAGTCATCAATCTTTAGTTACATTCCTCACTATTGGAATATTTTTTTCGCTCTAGCAAGGGTAGTAAAGAAAGTTTTGGTGTTAGGGTCGGCGCTTTTAGGGAACAATACTTAAGATCCGCTTGCCCTTGTCGCAGTCCTGAATCAGCTAATTAGACTACGATGAGCAACCCACGATTTGTAGCCGAACAATATAATTAATGAAACTTAAAGTATTAATAGGAATCCCTGTTACCCTAATCTTGGCCGCTACTTGGAAGACTGGCAAAAACACAGAGGTAGGGGGAATGCCGGTGATGGCACAAGCTGCCGAGCGCGAATGTGTTCATATTGGACATATAATCCAGGCGACTGATACTGTGCGGCTTCAGCGTTTTGGAGTGGGTGAATTTTCGCCTACCAGTTTGGGTGCGAAGCTTTGTGCCGGTGATCGTTTGCAGGTAGCCGGCAGTGCTAATGCCGCCTTCCATTGTTTTGAGAAGAATGATTTTATCAGTGTGCCTCCTGGCAAACCGTGGGAAGTCAGCGCTCACTGTCCCCAACCAAGCAACTCGATCTCCTCTCCAGATGGTCCTATTCCGAATCCTCGTGGTAATCAGGGGCAGTTAAACATTATCACTCCCTCCCATAATACTGCACTGCTCAATTTCAGGCCGGTGTTTCGCTGGGATGGGTTTGATGGAGCCAGCAGTTATACACTACATCTGGAAGGAGTTGGGGTAAATTGGACAAGAGCCGGTGTAACGGGAACTGAACTGGCTTATCCGTCTGAAGAGTCTGAGCTGCAATACGGAAATACTTATTCACTAACAATTATCGCTGAAAATAACAAATCTACTGAAAATTTAGCGCAGGAAACTGTAAGATTTTCGACGCTTGATGAAGATGAAGCTGAAGTTGTCAGAAAGAGAAAACAAGAGATTGAGGAAAAAAGGTTTGCTGAAGAAGCGCAAGTTCTCGCTTTAGTTGGGCTTTATCGGCAGTACAATCTTAATGTTGATGCGATTGCGATTTTAGAAGCTTCGCTTAAGGGAGTAATGGAAACAGCAGATGTTTATCTCACCCTCGGCGAATTATATATGCAGGTGGGGCAGTATGAACAAGCTTTGAAGCATTACAAACAAGCGCTTGATTTGGCAATATCTACGGGAAATATAGCGGCGCAAGCAGAAGCGGAAATTCAGATAATAAAGCTTGATAAGGCACAGAAAGTAGTAGGATTTTAGGAGTTTTTTAACCACAGATGCACACAGATAAACACAGATGGGTTTAGAAGTTAAGGTGAAGATTTTTTGATGAATGGTTGATGTTAAACTTATCACGCTACAGCCAATTTCCGACAATAATGTAAGGTGCCCAAAAGGAAGGGTGCTTGAATTCTGATGATTCTTGTAAAAGTGTTTGCTGAGCTGCATTGAGTGCTTTAGCTTTGGTTCCGCTTGTTTTCAATTGTTCGTAAAATTGAATCATTAATTTTGCACTAAAATTATCGTCTAGTTGCCACAAT
Above is a genomic segment from Microcoleus sp. FACHB-68 containing:
- the cas10 gene encoding type III-B CRISPR-associated protein Cas10/Cmr2 is translated as MCKAFWQAKIWGLLHEPALKALYPNLGGEGGWERLHCMQGWESPKDPAKHPNSNYSSTWLEYVGLCDLIASASDRTTVGRLPAEHSAILYGSEGLQLHHLLSGKKQTLILNEWHHHITGADSRARTEFLDGVEEAALNEILECDDPQEVFWWLWRCYTQALSTSLGDEPCIHLLPAETRLPDASLWSHATMTSALAGALAGYYDQLEDYPKKNARFLRSRPYVATFSFTPVQELIKASRKMRDFWAGSWLLHYLSAKVCWAIAQKYGPDTLLYPCLYSQPLIDHWLLKKYDFNEWIKQPSDQQLLTAGFPNVLVMILPNNGKNPDDMSGNPVRSAMAYAEAVLKQEWNNLGKEVLAFLQSGNREGSQEWRDINPQTWEGWLKTQWQTYWVALPIGESTAELHHSPRQDKEFKEWIGKQNDFANPYPALFVKSEYRFLEAVFKQTAPQGEDKPSETREEFKARQPNINVGSWWASIFDQVRFNLNSVKNARTWQLPTAFGPRSTVSGLGSVVHPIYDPAKPEWATEGETEQFWSNDMGLFDGIEELNATEVLKRGLHQVLLPVLFPDREDNQPGKVPVLYPDLSSGVAGWLRQMEEQENQEAISYFQGACQEIIKNFPWAKDGKDAPAHLPWGIPWIAKNHDDWLNPRLLNAGWLIDDFHAKNLNPAQPLTLNEQKKAKQDELRRLREQISQGFKPGNNPTDWYVLAAGDGDGMSEWLKGEKLKPYSNYMPDALHEKIKQMPEHLREPFQAFLTVTKRMGPATHSALSRALLDFSNQLVPYLTEERYAGRLIYAGGDDVLAYTNLWEWDKWLWDIRQCFRGDEDEKNEFDDQGDYWRWKGEKNIPEMISPRPLFTMGNTATISFGVVIANHSVPLAIALENLWEAEDEAKEHFYISSEGKTEKKDAVQVRVLYGTGNVLKSTAKFHVFQLWKQLLEAIPDLDAALFEQAATVWSQHPAPVLDAIAPWTQAFCNRRDVFKGDDIRKAKFREALENFLCELWKTTPEKDGEREIQNWLKLAALIIRKREIKLGGES
- a CDS encoding WYL domain-containing protein, yielding MAKHPTLHPYADKLAFERIMLLIATFLQYPGIGCPDSDERTEADHDALQIVQTKLREVAIAYGVEFPEAYPAIPTIRKDLETLRRYGILHRRMYRWGYYLGTGAMNSEELQVAFHALASAAKYQGNPQLRRIYETLEKRLRGLDLELKGEFFYPVQQHINRAIVYTDPQEMMAKGQNKNNLFHQMDVLENAILRGQAIEISRHSDFYGKGRVGPIQVWPIQLIYYEIAWYLIYEHCENGHLAVGRLNRFSNDCKILNPAGRGLEAQQQSLKNAHKLLENGWGLNLGEPEDQQAELQGTLTFQTVKVRFFPPVTRFILEGDRRHPRQKIRRGPKDEFGNLLYVDYQVKLPPRSLQEFLLWVYRHMESAQLLFPPELVEKHRQAAITLVERFR
- a CDS encoding tetratricopeptide repeat protein — its product is MKLKVLIGIPVTLILAATWKTGKNTEVGGMPVMAQAAERECVHIGHIIQATDTVRLQRFGVGEFSPTSLGAKLCAGDRLQVAGSANAAFHCFEKNDFISVPPGKPWEVSAHCPQPSNSISSPDGPIPNPRGNQGQLNIITPSHNTALLNFRPVFRWDGFDGASSYTLHLEGVGVNWTRAGVTGTELAYPSEESELQYGNTYSLTIIAENNKSTENLAQETVRFSTLDEDEAEVVRKRKQEIEEKRFAEEAQVLALVGLYRQYNLNVDAIAILEASLKGVMETADVYLTLGELYMQVGQYEQALKHYKQALDLAISTGNIAAQAEAEIQIIKLDKAQKVVGF
- a CDS encoding PAS domain-containing protein, which gives rise to MTIKVKATQSEDIFSDGREIASVMRSLNWSETAIGSIEHWPQSLRTAVSICLASRFPMMILWGAELVQLYNDSYATLVGTQQPTAMGQPARECSTQDWQIHAPIYEAVFSSAQVTYLENQQFLIERTGYLEESYFTLCYSPIRDESGGVGGILITFLETTGSVIDQRRSQTLRELASHSAEARSAGEACNLAARSLAGNPADIPFALFYLLDTQGTSAHLVATAGLEAGTPASPRFVNFAEPSETWPLAAVVRTAHSQQVDNLEAKFGSLPGGIWPDSPQTAVILPIASPASEHPAGLLVAGISPRLSPDSSYRRFLELVAGEVATAVSSGINWEENRKLSELTGQAQAESTPNQIVNILESLTDAFIALDSQWRITYLNKEAAKLTSQQPEELIGKILWQVWPWSAGTLLEQEYRRALADQVAVHFEVLCGPQDQWLDIHAYPSADGLGIYYRDITERKRAEEVLRTTDERFRLLAESIPQIVWMAHPNGKAEYFNQGWFEYTGLEPSQGWASEQVLHPEDLPRCLEVWKAAWKAGESYTIEYRLRRASDGTYRWHLGRALPQRDSEGRIIKWYGTITDIDDQKQAEKSFRFLTELDERMRRLSDPEEIISTVVNAVGEFLQVARCTYGEWDTENNIVCVYSDYCQGVSSLAGTYPLKEFGADIIDDLKAERIIVNRDVKTDPRTAGTIYQAICESVGVRAYVFVPLVKDEQCVCHLAVQTSGAPRMWTSEEVSVLQKVTERIWLMVENARLNRATTEALRQSQQHAGQLHGLTEAALAINSALSIQEVLETITQQARSIIGAHQSVTSMSVDQNWAQAINSVSLSDKYAAWRDYEAVTDGSGIYTCVCHLNRPMRLTQAELEVHPKWRGFGEEAQNHPPLRGWLAAPLVGSDGHNIGLIQLSDKYDGEFTEEDEAIIVQLAQMASVAVENTRLYEAEQRARTQAEAANRIKDEFLAVLSHELRSPLNPILGWSKLLRSRNLPPAKVAYAIETIERNALLQSQLIEDLLDVSRILRGKLSLNIYPVDLANVIEAALETVRLAAEAKSIEIETVFDANVGKVSGDPNRLQQVIWNLLSNAVKFTPAGGRVTLKLQSAGIHAQIQVSDTGQGINPEFLPFVFDYFRQEDSTTTRSFGGLGLGLAIVRHLVELHGGTVQATSFGENQGATFTIQLPLMRVEPALPEADVLPPNALNLAGIRVLVVEDDADSRSLLVFLLEEYGASVQAVSSAFEALEVISQTGEFANVQEQPDILLSDIGMAQMDGYMLIREIRAMPADRGGQIPAIALTAYAGEIDQQQILNAGFQKHITKPVEPAFLAGEIAQLLASRTQNNEL
- a CDS encoding helix-turn-helix transcriptional regulator, with the protein product MVEQPLIGKLVRELRQEMGLTQEKFAAKIGVTFPTINRWENGRAKPSPLAMEKIMAMLHTLGDRGKALLSKYFAEKELGL